The Amaranthus tricolor cultivar Red isolate AtriRed21 chromosome 2, ASM2621246v1, whole genome shotgun sequence genome contains the following window.
ACTATTTCACTTCCTCAATCTTATAACAGAAAACAACCTTCCTTCCCTTCTCTCTCAGTGTAACAAACTTTAGTCATCACTTCTTCACTCCCTCTCCATGGCTTGAATAATCCAACTATCTAATGGCCATCTCTAAGCCTTCAAAGTGGTTCAATAAGCTCTTTCGCCGTAACCGCCGCCATAAAAATCCATCCCCTCTACCACCCTCCCCCACCACCGCCACCGACATCACCGCACTCGCCAAGATCGACGATGTCGTTATTGACACCAATAAACATGCAATAGCGGTGGCGGCGGCCACGGCAGCCGTAGCAGAAGCTGCTCTTGCGGCGGCAAAAGCGGCTGCCGAGGTTGTCCGGCTTACTACAAATGGACCATCCACATTAGGACACGTCAGTAAAAGATGGTCGTTAGAGTATTCAGCTGCTGTTAAGATTCAGTCCGCTTTTCGAGGTTACCTGGTtagttagttatttttttttttacagtactgcaaattttattttttgactttaaatcataaaatttcTATACTCATAAATTGCTAATATGAAATGAAGTaagtaatttcatttttttaatttattaattcctttttttaatgactacattttttattttcaggATAAGACATTCAGTATTtctaaatttgtaaataaaaaattgtagaaaaatttATATAGCTTTTCTATtgattattattgtcttatttgcTATTTgatactatttatcgataatccttaatttatgttttatttttaatttataagttattgagATTTGTTTAATTCATCTTATAAGTTATTGAGATTTGTTTAATTCATCTTACAATTAGAGGTGTTTAGGTTTATAATAATGCATTGACAAATATATCAAAACCAAATAAGATAATAATTAATAGTGAATATGAAAGAAAACGAATCAGATAAAATTTTAACTGTAATTTCTTTACATGGtttttaataattgtaaaatattaCGTATTGATAAATAGTAGTAAttgctattaaaatttaattattaaacatatttaatttttcataatctTGTTATCTCTCTTTGTTGTCTCTAATGTTATTTTAGTTTGGGATTAAAGATTTTACATTGttgtttataaaaaataatgaagcgaaatatattttattggggttatttcaatataaattttataatcaattaataatattaagatttttttaaaagcatTTAATAATTAAACATATTAGAGACAATTATCAATTTAGGAACAGGGTACATTTGTACTGGGTTTTTGGATATGGGGTTTGATTGTTTGACTTTGATTTAGTCGGTGAAGTTTGGCATTTTTgagtaaattaattttcaatttatctgCTTATGAAAGTGTGCTTTTAATAGTGTGGTAATTTGATATACTGCAcgtttttgaagtctttgacaACTTCTTTGTTATAGTGAGTTCCAAGAATAaccttaataaatttaattcttaCTCATTTCctttataaaataaatgttgATTAATGTTCATCACAATTAAAAAttcacaacaacaaaaaaaaaaaaaaatactattctttgttttttaaTAGCAATACTTCAATATAAAACGAGAAAATGTAGCTATCGAAAACAAACAGAGAtggaaaatacaaaataagattaccttctttttattttctttatcacactttgattaaaattataagtgctTTTTGGTCAAAGTATAAAAATAAGGTGTAATagagaaataataaattatcGATGATggataaaaaaatctaaatttgcataattaatgtttattttttgtcattttgtttatttatttcttttaactaTATACTCCTATAGGAAAATTTTCCCATTTGAATAAAAGTAGAATTGTAAAAGCTATTAAATTGATGATATATATGGctctttttgtttctttttttttttaacaaaaactaaatAATTATGTGTTACTTCCTTTTATATGAACATACTATATGTTATTATTCTTGTGAAAAGTGCTACTATATAGTagtatattttttcaaaatttaatgaTGATTTAAGAAATTTGTTTATTCCAATAATGATCATAATGGAGGAGCAATAGTAATATTTGTCCCTTGgctaaaataaaaacaaaaatataaaaagaataaGTTGGGAAATTGATTTTTCCTTCCAAATGAAAGAGTTTAATGTCCTTAGTACAAAATTGACATGCTTTGTTTCTTTATGTGTCTCTTTAGTGAGAATAGTCACTGGTAAGTTAGTGGGAATCAATGTGTTAGCATGATCAAGTTATTTGTGGGCCAATCGTTATTGCTTCTTCTTTCAGAAAGAATTGGTTCCCTATACCTTACGGCATGCTTAGTATTCCTTCACCcttgtaaaaaaattaattacaagttCTCCACCAATATCCAAGTTGACTTTAGTTGACTTTAGATGTCAGTTAATTTAGTTGATAAGAACTTATAACGATGATGCATATATTCATGATCTATGTGTCAAAGTCGAGGATGAATTAGTTCTTTTACATATTTGTTAGTTTAACTGATAATATGTGCATTAAAAAAAGTTTGCATTAAGACGAAGGAGTAATATAATGCTAAGCCTTAAATGCTTGGCTATGCTTCATTGGCTACTAGATAGCTAGTACTTCTATCTCCATTTGTTACAAAAAGTAATATGTTATGAATTTGTggcaaatttaaatgaaaaaagagcATATTAAACTCTATTTGTAATTTAAAGCTAGTTAGATTAACTATATTATTTAGTTAAATTgatgaaatttcaaatgattattaaatttagatcattgattaaatttcaaatttcgGAATGGGAACATGATCTTAAATCTTAATTAAGGGAGCATGTTTTTAGCTTAGGTACATAAATGTGATGCCTTGACATGAATAAAGTCCATATGTAATCACTAGCCTTTGCTTCACTAACATGggtatttttctttctttgtacACTTTCTATTAAGCtttcaaaacataatttaatcaCCCTTCttatcatgtattttttttaacacattTAGCTACCATTTGAATATTAGACTAATTTCTACTATTAAACaccatatataaataaaatggtTGATCCATACTAAAAGTGAAATTGTTACCTATACATTTTTATCATGATTTTTGGCAAAATAAATTAACAGATAGTTTCaactaattattttgatttaaaaaaaggTTGAATGGTCAAACATGTTAGTGTTCGATAAATTGTTGATTAAAACAACTTATTGGATAAAATGTTTTTAAACAAACTGCTCATAGCATCAGATTTAAAATCAGCTACTCTAATCAGCTACCAACTACCAATCATCGACTATCAATCATTTGTCAAATGCGTATTATCTGATTTTTCTTTTGATATATGTAGTCGTTAAACCAacatttaagattaagattgtTACATTTTATTTGTTGCAATATACTCCTACTAATTAGCAAAAGTAATTAGAAGTGTATGAACACTTCCTCATTAGTCAAATGACTTTGACCTTGGTTTTTGCGTTCTTttctaaaaattgatttttcttttttttttttaaggtgtaATAGCACGTGATAACGTTTTGGAAAAATAAGGGCATAATACTTTTGGTCTACCAAAGATTAGATTGGTAATGTTGAAACTAAAATGAAAGGCCATTTTCACCAAGACTTCCTTAGACCCCATACCACCAATTTACTACCAACTTATACTATTTTTGGACTCTACAATGAAGCATTTAACTTTTAGTCTCTACTAAaccttttaattcttctaccAAGTTAATATCATAATGAAGAATCTAGCTATTCATTAACATTCTAGACTAGTATCCATAAATATTGAAAACAACGGGGAGTATGTTCGCCAAAGTCAGCTATAATCCACCCTAAAAATCAGTAAagttacaataaataatattatgttTATAATACTCATTGCTCTATCAGTAAACACAATAAAACTGCTTAAAGTATTCACGAGCATACATACACGAAGGCTAATTTTTGTATAATGAATCGATATTTGTCATTTGGATTTTCCGTGAgcttataaaaaaatcatgagTGACAAGCAACCTTTcattatgatattaattaaaCCTTTTGAAGGGTTCCGATCGCATAAAAACAATACCAATTCACGTATCATATAAGTGGTCCTTTGGCCTGTCTATGCACCCTTTAGGTACCCTAGTTCAACTTGTATCTTTCAGtctctttcattttaaattagtttaattGGTAGTGCACATTAAGTTTGGTACCTTTTGCTCACATCATGAGGTAATAAATGATATGCAAAAAGAAACATTCATTTATGTAGTTGGAGGGgagaaattaatcatttttataacAATAGTAAAGAAAAGGGGTTCAATTTAATGTTATTTGAAACAAATTTCGGTCAAATACAAGAAATGAAATTGGAAATGAGAAATGTTAATTTTAGAGTTTCGAAGGCATAGGAAAAATCTAGGAAATGTGGGTATAATTGTATTTTACGAAGAAAATAAGATGcgttaaaaaataagaaaataattaaataactaaaaagaaaaaaaaaagaagaaggatGTTACGTGTtagtatttttatgttattgggtttgaaaaaattatttgtgGAATATAGTTTCGAAAACGTTAATTTTGAGTTTCGAAACGGAATTCGGTGATAAGTTTTCGACTTTTGATAACTATTGTTCAATTACTATTCTAACTCATTTTatcgtgaaaaaaaaacttcaatatCTCACgtatttacatcattttaaattataatgctAACATTAattgtttcttttgtttgtgAAATGGAGTATATTTTAGTCCCCACTAGTTATCTTGATGATGGGTGTAAGTTTACAGCTAATTCCTTTGCTCTTTAAGCAGAAACTGACAATTTTAGTGCTGTAAACTCGAGGttattttaacttaaaagtAAAGCTTTTGCTTCTTTTAGCTTCTGTTGGAAGTGTGACTTTTTACTTGGAGCATCAAATGAGTtggaaactaaaaaaaatgtataGATCTTACTGTGTAAAGGGCAATAATTTCATCCACCACCTATCATTTTCACTATTAACTACCACTCTCCAACTAGAGGTAGAAAATGGGTTTTATAAATCAAAAGTTCACTTTAATCACATAattcaatataaatttcaatcaaaTAATTTCAGATTTAGATTTTCCTCTAATTTTGATGCTAATCACTGCAGTGGcgtattcaaataaaaaaattagcgATATCAATTTAAGTAAAACATACCAACTAGGTTTTGATCCTTGGTCACATATATGAAAGGCAATACATAACCAACTCATCTAGGATATATTTACatgtaatatttgattttattttaaatttaagtgaTATCAATTGACTTCGGTGACAACGCGTTGGATCTGCCATTGCTGATGCCTAACTAATATTGCTACTGAAGGTGTCATTTCCTATCACAACATGTCACTATCGGTAGCAATATGCTAGTATTAAAGGCATAGAGGAGTACAAGTATTATTTAGACTGAGTTGATTCGAGTGAAAATGAAGTTATGTTATGTAAATTTGGGTTTTGCTATGGCTATAAGGGGTTGTTTTGTCAGTGTAGATCTATTTGATGCTTTTTATCAAATTGTTGTGAAATTTTGTGCAACTTTTAAGATTATGAAAGAATATTGTTCTTGAAATTGAGGTGCATTGTACTGATATAACTGGATTATTCTGTGCTTTTTAAAGTACTTTTGTAAGTATGCTTAAtttatttcattgattttcattTTGGTACCTCAAAATTAAATCCAACTTTTTGGGTATGTTTTGAAGGCAAGAAGGGCTCTAAAAGCACTAAAGGGATTGGTTAAACTTCAAGCTCTTGTAAGAGGCCATTTTGTTAGAAAACAAAGCACAGATATGTTCCGTCGCTTGCAAGCCTTGGTGCGAGTCCAGGACCGAGCTTGTGCTAATCGTGCACTAAGCATAGATTCGCCAATTCGTGTAAGACCCTTCTTCAATTATGACTTATGAGCGAAGTATATTAAACTGATTCATTGAATTATAATATGCACATCTTATTTATATGGAGTTCCAGATGCAACTTTATCAAGGTCAATCGTAACAACTCTTTTGTTATTGTAAGAATTAGGTCGTACGTGAGAAAATTCAGACCCGTTCACAACCTGTGTCATTTgcttaaaaatcatattaatatttaattttgtaaCCTATAActcaaagaaataaaaaatgaattaattcgGTATACATGCAAAAATAAATACTCGTACTCTATACCAGTATCTTAGATTCGCCACTTTTGGATTGTAAATTGTATGGCTAAGTTGATAACATGTCTTACCAAAATAATCAAGATATGGAGTTCATTAAGACAATGACCTGCTTGTCCTTTTCTGATGCAGCGTGTATACACAATTTAGTTCATATGAACACACAGAAGGACACGCCGACACAccaaaacaaatgaaaataaaaaatgaaaagaaaacattaaaacaaaataaaagttgGCGATCTTGGAAAATGATTGAACTTAAAAAGGAAATGAATTAAATGTGTCCTTTTTGCCTTATTTTATACTTCAAAAAGAAAAGGACTCTGCTTTCTTTCAGGTTTATTTCagttttgattatttaatagAAAAGTTTAATTTCCTAAAATTAACAGCTGATGGTTACAGCTTTAGCTTTAGAAATAACATATGCTCTATTATTCCTCCAAAATTCTTTGGGTTAAAAATGTGACTGCAACGTAGATTCCTTGTTAGACTATAGAATATATTATAGAGCCTCGACTATAAGCAAGCTTtttgttgagttggttttttgatatggtatcagaagctagCGTGACAAAATATTATGGGTTCAAATCTCAATCGCcccatttaaaatgaaatatttaccGTCAGATATGAAGAGAGTTTGAGTTAcattcacacttctagcccaaagagcTTTCATGTAAgtggggcgtgttagagtatataatatatcttgggaCCTCAGCCAtaaacttaagcttttgatcgagttggttccttaacaccCCTCTTCATACTTGATgttaaatatttacttattcGAAACTGTGATATTATATCAacaaaccaactcaaccaaaagtttatgCTAATGTTCGATTCAACCATGCCTATATGCATTTCATAGATCTAACATAATCTCAGATTGGATTACTGATAAGGCATTTCTTTGATCTTACAGGACAAAAGTGAAAAACTTGAGGATTCTCCAATTGTAAAGGTACTATTtggattttcaattcaattatgTTGATCTTTAATTTAATACTTGATGGTGTGTGTTTTGTGAAATTGGTATATATAATCTCATATGAAGCATATAAATCCTTGTTGAATTAGCAGAGATGTGGTTCAACTAGAAGCAATGGCAATAAACTTTCAGGAACAAATTGGGTGGATAATTGGATTGAAGCAGGATCTACACTAAGTAGCCCTAACCCGATCAAGATTGTTCGATCTGAGGATGAAAAATTCGACAAAATCCTAGAAGTTGATAGTTGGAAACCTCACTCGAAGCCCAAAAAAACACGAAACCAATCTTTTCGACCACGACATCCTGTGCACAACATTACAGTCGAAGACTATCATAACCGGAGTTTTGCAGCATCAGATTACCTAGCACGATATTGTGTAAACAATGATTTTCGTAAGCCTAATGAAAACCCGTCTATCGATGATGTTGCTTCTTTGAAATCGTTACAATTCCCCTTTCAAGCATGTCCGACTGCAGAGAGTACTAGTCCTCCTGACCAGGCTTATTTACAAGCTGATCCAAGAGCATTCGGAAGCTCAAGAAGAAGTCCTAAGACACCTTTGAGATATGAATATGCTACAAGTCGAAAATTTGAGAACATTGGATTTGCGAGTTTTGCAAGTCCTAGTTATATGGCTAACACCGAGTCCTCTCGAGCTAAGTCTCGATCTCATAGTGTGCCGAGACAGAGAGGGGATATTTTTACTGAGAAGCAGACTTCTATCAAAAGGTCACTTAACGCGTTTTGGCAATCGAAAACTATTAAAAAGAATTCGGATCCTTTTGCTAACttatgatcaaaataaaatgGTTAATTCTATGTGTTTAGGGTTGTATTTGTATCTATGCTAATGTTTTATAACTTTGTGCTTACTTTTAGTATAGTCATATTGTCTAAGCATGATTTGTTGGTGTGTTTTATATAACTAGGGATAATGAGTGATGGAAAATCATGTTTgcatattttgttttatataagtAATCATgtatttaattaacttttattaCTTTAGTtctcaatttcatttttttttatttcaaaatcaTTTGATCAATATATGTTTGATAATAAATCAAAAAGATTAGTCACATTTACTGGAACCAtaacaattttgaaaattagcaACTAAAACGTAAaataaagccaaaataaaaaaaataacaaacgaGTCTATAATCTTTTTTATGATGCCAAACGGGTCTATAATTTTATGTTGCCCAACGGCTTGTATAATTTCTATTTTGCTTGGAATTTGAGTTGGATTTGGGACCATCTTAATGCACAAAATTTTGGATTCATCTTCTAAAATAAAGCCAAAAGAAAAAACGGCATTTTTTTGGCAAAATTTCTCATCCATTCATGTAGTCATCATCATACGCCTTGGTATGGCTATGAATAATAGCAATGGCAAAAACTAAAATACGGTTGCAATAACTGCTGCAAAATCTCGAATACGGTTACGATAACAATTACAAATAACAATTGCAAAATCGTACAATGAGCTATTTCACATTAAAGTGAAAATTTCGAATACAATTGTTACTACTTGTTAAGAAGCTACTTTTGCGATCAATGCGTGC
Protein-coding sequences here:
- the LOC130805873 gene encoding protein IQ-DOMAIN 23-like; translated protein: MAISKPSKWFNKLFRRNRRHKNPSPLPPSPTTATDITALAKIDDVVIDTNKHAIAVAAATAAVAEAALAAAKAAAEVVRLTTNGPSTLGHVSKRWSLEYSAAVKIQSAFRGYLARRALKALKGLVKLQALVRGHFVRKQSTDMFRRLQALVRVQDRACANRALSIDSPIRDKSEKLEDSPIVKRCGSTRSNGNKLSGTNWVDNWIEAGSTLSSPNPIKIVRSEDEKFDKILEVDSWKPHSKPKKTRNQSFRPRHPVHNITVEDYHNRSFAASDYLARYCVNNDFRKPNENPSIDDVASLKSLQFPFQACPTAESTSPPDQAYLQADPRAFGSSRRSPKTPLRYEYATSRKFENIGFASFASPSYMANTESSRAKSRSHSVPRQRGDIFTEKQTSIKRSLNAFWQSKTIKKNSDPFANL